A stretch of Candidatus Methylomirabilota bacterium DNA encodes these proteins:
- a CDS encoding PIN domain-containing protein, which produces AEVCAGMRPDEEDSTMALLDGLVVVPVTRAIAEVAGRFKRTSRARRLELADCLIAATALVESAALATGNVKDYPMREITVLPARATMRGPWR; this is translated from the coding sequence CGCCGAGGTCTGCGCCGGAATGCGACCGGATGAAGAGGACTCGACGATGGCCCTCCTCGATGGCCTGGTCGTCGTCCCCGTCACGCGGGCGATCGCCGAGGTGGCCGGCCGCTTCAAGCGCACGAGCCGGGCTCGCCGTTTGGAACTGGCCGACTGCCTGATCGCGGCCACCGCCCTCGTGGAGAGCGCCGCGCTGGCCACAGGGAACGTGAAGGATTATCCGATGCGCGAGATCACCGTCCTGCCGGCACGTGCTACGATGCGTGGACCATGGCGCTGA